Proteins encoded together in one Hevea brasiliensis isolate MT/VB/25A 57/8 chromosome 16, ASM3005281v1, whole genome shotgun sequence window:
- the LOC110669760 gene encoding uncharacterized protein LOC110669760 yields MEEYPEELRTPPVTLIALVGCPQHHPLISTHLHSEQPPINTLALPDLSKISLLLSSADKNSLPPPDPSSIPTAGILKRDWLLKHRTRVPAVVAALFSSDHVSGDPAQWLQLCTDLENLKALIRPKNIKLVVIVVHSSSMDDISEDGMIALCKRAELDSKCLVIFNPSDSSQLKQSLNKLGSTFAELANTYYRDEGRRIKTRVEKKSFNSNELNIRYCFKVAVYAEFRRDWVEALRFYEDAYHTLREMIGTANRLPVIQRLVEIKTVAEQLHFKISTLLLHGGKVIEAVTWFRQHFASYRKLLGAAEAIFLHWEWMSRQFLVFAELLETSSKAIHSNSNSALGTSERSFTEWEFHPAYYYQLAGHYLKEKTKSFELSLSMLQNADEIDGSSESVTPSVYVGQFARLLEQGDAFAVQPLTDEEYTRYAIAEGKRFQDSFEIIALLKKSYESYINLKAQRMASHCGFLMAQEYFAVSDFSNAKQLLDGVAALYRQEGWVTLLWEVLGFLRECSRKCGILKEFIEYSLEMAALPVSSGTGVQSFRANECGPAGPASLAQRENIHKEVFQLVSGETGVVSVEDNSDLKVNRENPLHLEIDLVSPLRMVLLASVAFHEQIIKPGVPALITLSLLSQLPLTVDIDQLEVQFNQSECNFIIINAQKPPSAEISNSQQSRQVESAPSLVLVTNKWLRLTYAIKSEQSGKLECIYVIAKMGPHFTICCRAESPASMDDLPLWKFEDRVETFPTKDPALAFSGQKLAQVEEPDPQVDLILGATGPALVGECFVIPVTVASKGHDIFSGELKINLVDVRGGGLFSPREAEPFSMDNHHVELLGVNGPEGEDESPVGYDKIKKIQQSFGLVSVPVLQDGESWSCKLEIKWHRPKPIMVFVSLGYFRDSNEMTSQKIHVHKNLQIEGKTAVLISHHFMLPFRQDPLLLSKLKPVSSSDQGTSLPLKETSILCVSAKNCSEVPLQLQSMSIEMDDDVERSFTLHHSGEDIFGPAYLVPGEEFKKVFTVIPEVESSNLNLGSVSLRWRRNLQSKDQSSSTAEAWVLTRHKLPDVNVELSPLVLTVDCPPYAILGDPFTYSVKIRNQTQLLQEVKFSLADAQSFVISGSHSDTVFVLPKSEHVLGYKIVPLASGLQQLPRVTVISVRYSAGFQPSNVASTVFVFPTKPHFKTADMGDKGMESIVAD; encoded by the exons ATGGAAGAGTATCCGGAGGAGTTACGGACTCCGCCGGTCACCCTGATTGCGTTGGTGGGATGTCCACAGCATCACCCCCTCATCTCCACCCATCTCCACTCCGAGCAGCCCCCAATCAACACCCTCGCCTTGCCTGACCTCTCTAAGATCTCTCTTCTCTTGTCCTCCGCCGATAAGAATTCTCTTCCTCCTCCcgatccatcctcaattcctacCGCTGGAATTCTTAAGAGGGATTGGCTTCTCAAGCACCGTACTAGGGTTCCCGCTGTTGTCGCCGCTCTCTTTAGTTCCGATCATGTCTCTGGGGATCCCGCTCAGTGGCTTCAGCTTTGCACTGACCTTGAAAACCTCAA AGCTCTGATTCGTCCAAAGAACATCAAATTGGTTGTGATTGTGGTGCACTCTTCTTCCATGG ATGATATCAGTGAAGATGGAATGATTGCACTTTGTAAGCGTGCTGAATTGGATTCCAAGTGCCTTGTTATCTTCAACCCTAGTGATTCTTCCCAGCTGAAACAATCCCTCAACAA GTTGGGCAGCACATTTGCTGAATTAGCAAATACATATTACAGAGATGAAGGGCGGAGAATTAAAACTCGTGTTGAAAAGAAGAGTTTCAATTCTAATGAGTTGAATATTCGCTATTGCTTCAAA GTTGCTGTATATGCTGAGTTTCGGAGAGACTGGGTTGAAGCTTTGAGGTTTTATGAGGATGCATATCATACACTGAGGGAG ATGATTGGGACTGCAAATAGGTTGCCAGTGATTCAGCGATTGGTTGAGATAAAAACTGTTGCTGAGCAActtcattttaaaatatcaacctTGTTATTACATGGTGGAAAAGTAATAGAAGCTGTTACATGGTTCCGCCAACATTTTGCTTCTTACAGGAAGCTTTTAGGAGCAGCAGAAGCTATATTTCTTCACTGGGAATGGATGAGCAGACAGTTTTTGGTGTTTGCTGAATTGCTGGAGACCAGTTCAAAAGCCATCCATAGCAATTCTAATTCAGCTTTGGGAACTAGTGAAAGGTCTTTCACTGAATGGGAATTTCATCCGGCTTATTACTATCAG TTAGCTGGTCACTACCTGAAAGAGAAGACAAAATCTTTTGAACTTTCACTGTCAATGTTACAAAATGCTGATGAGATTGATGGTAGTTCTGAATCTGTGACGCCTTCAGTTTATGTGGGTCAGTTTGCTCGATTACTTGAGCAAGGGGATGCATTTGCCGTACAACC TCTTACTGATGAAGAGTACACCCGTTATGCTATCGCTGAAGGGAAAAGATTTCAAGATTCCTTTGAAATCATTGCTCTTCTTAAAAAATCTTATGAATCATACATCAACCTTAAAGCTCAGAGGATGGCTTCTCATTGCGGGTTTCTGATGGCTCAAGAATATTTTGCAGTGAGTGATTTCAGTAATGCAAAACAACTACTTGATGGTGTTGCAGCTCTATACAGACAAGAGGGATGGGTCACTTTATTATGGGAGGTCTTGGGTTTTCTGCGAGAGTGCTCAAGGAAATGTGGTATATTGAAGGAATTTATAGAGTACTCTCTTGAAATGGCTGCATTACCTGTATCATCTGGTACAGGAGTCCAATCATTCAGAGCGAATGAATGTGGTCCAGCTGGTCCTGCAAGTCTTGCTCAGAGAGAAAATATACACAAGGAGGTTTTTCAGCTTGTCAGCGGAGAAACAGGGGTGGTATCAGTTGAAGATAATAGTGATCTCAAAGTAAACAGAGAAAATCCTCTGCATCTTGAGATTGATCTTGTCAGTCCCCTTAGAATGGTACTTCTTGCTTCAGTTGCATTTCATGAACAGATAATTAAGCCTGGTGTACCTGCCTTGATTACACTGTCACTTCTGTCACAATTGCCTCTTACTGTTGACATAGATCAATTAGAAGTGCAGTTTAATCAATCGGAATGTAACTTCATCATCATAAATGCTCAAAAACCTCCATCTGCTGAAATTTCCAATAGCCAACAAAGTCGACAGGTTGAAAGTGCTCCTTCTCTGGTGCTTGTTACAAACAAGTGGCTACGGTTGACATATGCAATTAAATCTg AACAAAGTGGGAAGCTGGAATGCATATATGTTATTGCAAAAATGGGACCCCACTTCACAATTTGCTGCAGAGCTGAAAGTCCTGCTTCAATGGACGATTTACCTCTTTGGAAGTTTGAAGACCGTGTCGAGACTTTTCCAACTAAGGATCCTGCTCTTGCATTTTCTGGTCAGAAGCTTGCCCAGGTTGAAGAACCAGACCCACAAGTCGATCTTATTTTAGGTGCTACTGGACCTGCATTGGTTGGAGAGTGCTTTGTTATACCTGTAACTGTGGCCTCCAAGGGTCATGACATCTTTTCTGGTGAGTTGAAAATCAATCTAGTGGATGTAAGAGGAGGTGGGTTGTTTAGTCCAAGGGAAGCAGAACCATTCTCTATGGATAACCATCATGTTGAGCTTCTTGGTGTTAATGGGCCAGAAGGAGAAGATGAATCTCCTGTGGGATAtgataaaataaagaaaattcagCAGTCCTTTGGTCTGGTGTCTGTTCCAGTTCTGCAAGATGGAGAATCATGGTCCTGCAAACTGGAAATCAAGTGGCATCGACCCAAACCAATTATGGTTTTTGTATCATTGGGCTATTTTCGAGATAGCAATGAAATGACTTCACAAAAAATCCATGTCCACAAGAACTTGCAAATTGAAGGAAAGACTGCTGTTCTAATCAGTCATCACTTTATGCTTCCATTCCGGCAGGATCCGCTGTTGCTTTCAAAGCTCAAGCCAGTCTCTAGTTCTGATCAAGGAACATCATTGCCTTTGAAGGAAACAAGTATACTATGTGTTAGTGCCAAAAACTGCAGTGAGGTGCCATTGCAGTTACAGTCCATGTCTATTGAAATGGATGATGATGTAGAAAGGTCATTTACCTTGCATCATAGTGGTGAGGATATTTTTGGCCCTGCCTACCTTGTTCCAGGAGAAGAGTTCAAAAAGGTGTTCACTGTCATTCCTGAGGTGGAATCATCAAATCTCAACTTAGGTTCAGTGTCCCTGCGATGGAGGAGAAATTTGCAAAGTAAAGATCAATCTAGTTCCACTGCAGAAGCTTGGGTTTTGACTAGACATAAACTTCCTGATGTAAATGTAGAGTTATCTCCATTGGTTTTGACTGTGGATTGTCCTCCTTATGCTATTCTTGGAGATCCCTTCACATATTCGGTTAAAATTCGAAATCAAACACAGTTGCTTCAAGAGGTGAAGTTCTCATTGGCAGATGCACAAAGCTTTGTGATATCTGGATCTCACAGTGACACAGTTTTTGTCCTTCCAAAATCTGAGCATGTCCTTGGTTACAAGATTGTGCCGCTTGCTTCAGGTTTGCAACAGTTGCCCCGAGTGACGGTGATATCTGTGAGATATTCAGCTGGGTTTCAACCATCAAATGTTGCATCAACTGTTTTTGTGTTTCCCACTAAACCCCATTTTAAGACGGCTGATATGGGAGACAAAGGGATGGAATCTATTGTAGCCGATTAA